The genomic stretch CCACTTTCTGAACAAACAACCAAATACACTATATAATATACATGAGGATATTTCTAAAAACAGTGTTATAAGATCATGTTTCACCTCCGTCTAGCTATTGCTGTGGTACAGTCCAGGCCTTTCCTTACCTTCCCTAGAATGAGCAGTTCATTcaaaactacattacattacattacaggcatttagcagacgctcttatccagagcgacttacacaacttttttttttttttttacattgtatccatttatacagctggatatatactgaagcaatgcaggttaagtatcttgctcaagggtacaatggcagtgtcctacccgggaatcgaacctgcgacctttcggttacaagcccaactccttacccactgtgctacactccgtcctcgtCGGAGTATTTGCTACTTTGAGCAACACCCTGTAGAGGAAGCAGTAGTAGTTTTAATGATAAAGCAACTACAAATCAATTCAGCACTCTTTCTGCTTTAAAATACTTAATGCAGCTGTGACATAAGTTCACTCCTGCCCCTACAGGCAAGTATGTTTACTACTGAAGAGAGGAGCCAATCAATATGCAGTTGATGAGAGGGGACAGGACGCGCTCAGCATTGCCATGGACACAGCCCATGCTGACATTGTTACATTGTAAGTGCCCCTCTGGGTTTTCTGGAACAGGTGGCATTACTTAAAGGTGTTGGTTCTAtgacttggtgtgtgtgtgtgtgtgtgtgtgtgtggtttgtgtgcgtgtgcatgtgtgtgtggtattgtgtctgtgtgtgtatgcgcacatggaaatgtgtgtttgtgtgcgtacatAGGAGATCATATTCACTGTTTTTCTAAACAGACTGCGGATGGCTCGCATGAATGAGGAAATGCGAGACTCAGAAGGATTTTTTGGAACTATGGGTAAGAGAATTTACACAAAGACTGTTTCTAAAGTGCATGTTATACCCTTCCCCTACAGATCACAATGTCACTCTTAATTCAGTAGTGCATTTCCGACATGCTGCATCCTACTATAGACATACCTCTTTGCGATTTTCACAGGTGATGACGAGACATTCCAGGACATCTTCCGTGACTTCAGCAACATGGCGTCTCATGACCCAGAGAGGCTGTCCAGGCGGAAGTTCAGCAGGGACAAGGGTGGAGGAGACTCTGATGAGCAGAGTTAGCGTCGGAGCCCTATGGGGGCTGAGGCTTCGGAGCCCTGTGGGGGCTGAGGACTGCTCTGTGCACTGCCCAGTGTAGGCTGAAGCCATAGCTGGCAGTCAGCATTATGAAGAATTTATGGAGTGCTTTACCACAAAACCTATAACACTGTGCTGCATCCCAGGGCTGAGGCAGGGTGCCATACCCCAGGCCTGTCATGCACTGAACTGTATCTCTCTaatgttttaatcttttaattcAATTCCATTGCTTGATTTTTACTCAGTACTCGGTTTTGAGAAGTCATATTTATAGTGGAACTATTAACAATCTTGTGAAAGCAGATCTGCTGGCAGTTTGATAATGTCCGGAGTCTTCACTGTGTGTCCTGCCTTTCAGATAAATGAGCAAACAGAAGTGTCATgaggaaaaaagtgaaatttatatttttaacagtgttttttttttttttcaaaatcgaAGGTGTAAGAATACTACTGAGTATTAACAAGGATAATAAAGTAATACTGTGTCAGAACTGTGCATTTGCATTCACCACATACTTTTAGGCAACGAGTGTATATTCTCATAGCAACAGCAATAAGTAGGCCTACCATGTTCGTGGTCATGCTCATCAAAAATCAAATTAGTGCATGTTCAATCTCTACCTCTACATACTATAATAAACAAAGTTACAATGTACAATATACAAGGGTCAAAAGGAACAGAGAAGAGCACAATACTTTTAGTTCCAGGACTAGGAGAAAGTTCTTGCATCTTATATTTTGCACTAAAGTGGTTATGTCGGATGGGTTAATAGAATTAGCTGAGTGTCTCTAACCATTTAAACTGGATAATAACAACTAAATAAATCAAGATCGGTTGGCGGAGAATACATATAGaagtaattaattttgttttgatctctcctccttccccacaGTAGTAACACAAATGCTATACTACCAATGGGTTTgcggtaaaaaataaaaaaaataataaagtgcagatttttttgCCAATGCCAGCAACAAAATTctgtgaaacacattttggtaatttaaaaagattttttgcatttaggacttcagagccaccgtagtACGGGCGTGTTGTTCACTGCCTACGTCATTCAAAGTGCGCCTAAACAGGCACGCATGCGTACAAGGGGGGCAATAAGACACCATTTTGGGTACACAAACGATGcgagaaaatatttgttttttgttatcaGAAATTCATCAGATCGGTTTAACCAGGGATCAGATTAGTCCCGAGGTtctctttaatttattttgaaggaattttaatttaaccaatttgtttattttccaaagGTAACGTAGTCTTGAATATAAAGTCAGGACTGTTGCGAATGGACGGAGAAGACGACGAATTCTTTTCCGGAAATCACTCTGGTAATTATTGTCTGTAGCTGCTCTACATTACCAGGCTAGCTTCAGATCACGGAGTTGCAAGCTATGCAGTCATTCATTTCATGGAATTGTTTCGATAGATGAGAGTGTACGGTTTGGCTATATCAGAGCTTCTTTGTTGCCTTGTTCGCTATCGGCAAGCGTTAGGACAGCGAATTTCAGCTGACGTCTAGCTACTGGTTCTAGCCAGCTAACGGTTAGCTACTAGCCAATGTTAATTAGGTATCTACCTGATGGACTCGCGATGCATGCTTGCTAGTACACAAATGTGAAACTTGTGTGTCTAGTTTTCCAAATTCTCTGATTGTTTTGTCCGTGACATACCTGCCAAACTAGGACTGAAATGCCCATTGACATTACTTGGCTAGCTAACGGAATTTCTAACTATGTCCTGACATAGAATTCCGACGAGTGTCCTTCGCGAAGCTAACGTTACTTGGTGATAGCGGATGTGTCTTGGTGAGGAATATTATTCTGTTTTCAGACGATGGCGGTGGTACCCCTGTACAAGACGAACACGCACCGGCATCCGATGGAGAAGAGGATGCTAGAAGTGACGCACAGCAATCCGAGGTCCggctgttttaatttcaaccgTCTTTATACCAGTTGCACGTGGTAGTGAAAATGGGCGAAGTATAATAACCTCGTATTATTTTTTAGGACGAATTCGTGTCCAGGGGTCAACCTTTTGTGTGGTCTAGATTTTACTTTAGAGCAACCAAAGGATAAATCTGATGAGAAAAAACTTTAAACTGGTATTATAAACCACCCGAGTACGCCCAATACTTCCAACTTGATTTTGTGTCGCGTTGTcggaatttgtttttcagtgctgCAGGGATTGTTTGAGTGGATTGAGTTTTGTCAGATATGAGATCACGTGTCACTACTTATGATTCTTTTGAGATCAAAAATAGGCCTGTTTGCAGTATATGTTTTTGGCATTGCCTCTGATTTGTGTAAAGAAAGTAGCGAGTCTAGCCGACACAACTGGAAAACCCATATTTCAGCTCCgacagcattcatttttatatatggcTGTCCTACAGGAGGGGATGAGTGATGGTGAAGGAGAAGCTCGAGCAAGGCAGGCCAATGGCATTGGAAGCGCTTCAGAGAATGAAGACGGCAGAGGTCCTGGAGACAGCGACTCTGAAAAAGAAGTTGGGCACGATAGCGACTCTGAGCCGGAGGCTCCCAAGCCCGCCGACAGCGACTCTGAGCCGGAGCCTCCGAAACACGTGGACAGCGACTCAGAGCCGGAGGCCCCAAAACCCGCGGACAGCGACTCTGAAACCGAGGCTCCCAAACGCGCCCACAGCGACTCTGAACCGGAGGCTCCCAAACCGGCCAACAGCGACTCTGAACCGGAGGCTCCCAAGCCCGCCGAAAGCGATGCTGAAGAGGAGGCCGTGCCCAAGCAGGGAGGGAGTGCCTCTGAGAACGAGGAGCTGGCCAAACCTCTCAGAGGACACTCCGACGGGGGCAGTGACTCTGAAAACGAGGCGCCTAAACACAGGCAGATAGATTCGGACGACGACGAGGGGGAGCAGGGGAAAGGCCAGGGAAGCTGGAAGGGGGTGATGCACTctgacagcgaggaggaggagggaggccCGGCACGAGCAGCCGGCAGTGACCAAGAGCAGGAGGGCGGGAAACGGCAGCAGCTGGAGGACAGCGACGATGATGAGGAGAAACCAGGTACCCTCCCATGCAACAGTTTTAGTGTGCAACAGCTGGCTGCCGAGTGGATAGTCCCTCAGTTAGGCATATAGTAGAAGATTAGCTTCGGAGCCTCTCAGTGTAGCTTGTTAAACTGAGTCAACCAGATCAAAGGTCATTGGAGTGTAcctcaattccatgtgattctCTCTGGTTTGCAAGTGTAAACTCGGCGCTACATTTTTTGTTACTAATAGCATAATGCCAACCTATATGGAAATAAAGATGTGTGTTCACACTGAAAGCCAGGCATAATAAGTACAGTAGTAGTTTGTGGAGTTCCTTGGAGTTTGTGCTCAGAAAATAGTGTTTGTCATTTCAGTTAAGAGAAAGAAAGCTATTCTCTCGGACAGTGAGGACGAGGATGAAAAAGATGACACACCGGGTAAGTCGCCAGTGTCTGAAATATGACTGCTCTCGTGGTTGCTCTGCACTGTCTGATGATGAAGACAGCTGACCGGTCTTCTCTTCCTCAGTGAAAAAGAAGAGTCGTGCTTTGTTGGATGCAGAAAACTCAGACAGCGATGCTGCTTCTGATTCTCCTGATAAATCGATGGCCGCTAAACTACGAGAGCTGGGCTCAgacagcgaggaagaggaggatagGAGTAAGGGCGATGTGGGGAAGAAGGATGAGAAGAACCTCTTTGGCAGTGACAGTGACTCTGACGATGAGGAGTAAGTCTGTTAGTCTGTTGGTGATCTTGGGGCTCCTGGAATTTTTGTGGAACATTGTGGCTTATTAAGTCTTGTCAGAAGATGAATCATGCATAATCTTTAGATTACTTCTCTTGTGGTCAGTGTAGGATGTATGAATTGGTTCAGATTGGAAGAACTGGTGAGTGGTAGAGAAATCAATAGTCTATTGCACATTGTTGAGAAGCTTGTGTGGGATTTTACATTCAGTCACACGTAAGAGTACCATTTATGCAAACCGCTGATCTGAGATGTCCTGAAAATATGCCCGTTTAGTTTTGAGGATGGAAGTCACCGGTGTTGTAGAAATTTTGAATATTTgataatgctgtttttttgtatgcAAAAAGGAGGGTATGCTTCAGTTTTGGAACTTTGGTTGAAAGACAAGAATAGAAAATTAGACGTCAAATTCAGTTGACAGACATTTTGTGAAACTGTCTTGCGCAGGAAAATGATTGCTGATATCTTTGGGGAGTCGggtgatgaggaggaggaggagttcacGGTGAGTTGTTTGCTCTTCTATTCGAAAGCTTGGTTCTGGAATACTAATGTGAGGAGTGGAGCTTCAGAACACTCATCGTCTGGCTGCCATTTTACAGGGTTTCAATCAAGAAGACCTGGAGGGTGACAGGAACCAATCAGAGTCCTCTGCCAAGAAGCAAGTAGCAGAGGAGTCCGACTCCGATGATGACATCGACAGGGGTGGAAAAGAGTGAGTGTCTGGCATTCTTCCAATGGGTTGCCGTTTCTGCTCTATATTGTAATTTGCAACAACTCTGCAAAATGTGCTTGCTTTGCCAGCTTTTCAGCTTGGATGAGCAAATTCATTATCAAGCAACCTAGTGCTGCTTTGCCAGCTTTTAGCTTGGATGAGAAAATTTATCAAGCAACCCAATGCTGCAAACTTTTCAGGGGGCTAATTCATTTGTTGGCTACACAAACACCATGAGCCTGCTGCACAGTTAGTAGCTCAGTATACTTGCAGCACCTGTCCTGATTCCATCCCTTTGTGATAaagtgtgagacagtgtgtgaagCATGCATAGGTCACAGAGGAAGGAGGCTGGTGGATAAGGAACCCGACTAGTCAAATCACAGCCCACTGCAGGCCGTTTTTTTCCTATTAATATGATGTATGGTTTATATTATTTCCCCGTCCAAGCTTTCAAAATTTGGTCAGTGATGGTCTGCTGGTACACGGGAGCCCTGCATTAAAAAGTGTTGATAACGGCGTTCACACTGCTGTGTTCAGGAGTGTTCAGGAGAACGTCCCTCTAGGGCCCGCGTTGTAACACGGAGTGCGCGAACGCGTCTGAATGTTTCCTCAGCACCAGCTTCATGTCCGACTTCGACGTGATGCTGGCGCGAAAGAAGGCCCAGGGCGGCAGGCGGCGGAGAAACCGCGACGGCGGGACCTTCATCAGCGACGCGGACGACGTGGTCAGCGCCATGATCACCAAGATGACCGAGGCCGCTGA from Anguilla anguilla isolate fAngAng1 chromosome 12, fAngAng1.pri, whole genome shotgun sequence encodes the following:
- the LOC118210206 gene encoding protein IWS1 homolog; this encodes MDGEDDEFFSGNHSDDGGGTPVQDEHAPASDGEEDARSDAQQSEEGMSDGEGEARARQANGIGSASENEDGRGPGDSDSEKEVGHDSDSEPEAPKPADSDSEPEPPKHVDSDSEPEAPKPADSDSETEAPKRAHSDSEPEAPKPANSDSEPEAPKPAESDAEEEAVPKQGGSASENEELAKPLRGHSDGGSDSENEAPKHRQIDSDDDEGEQGKGQGSWKGVMHSDSEEEEGGPARAAGSDQEQEGGKRQQLEDSDDDEEKPVKRKKAILSDSEDEDEKDDTPVKKKSRALLDAENSDSDAASDSPDKSMAAKLRELGSDSEEEEDRSKGDVGKKDEKNLFGSDSDSDDEEKMIADIFGESGDEEEEEFTGFNQEDLEGDRNQSESSAKKQVAEESDSDDDIDRGGKDTSFMSDFDVMLARKKAQGGRRRRNRDGGTFISDADDVVSAMITKMTEAAEEDRTLNSQKKPALKKLTLLPTVVMHLKKQDLKDTFIDSGVMTAIKEWISPLPDKSLPALKIREELLRILQELPSVSQETLKHSGIGRAVMFLYKHPKESRPNKDVALKLINEWSRPIFGLTSNYKGMTREERQQRDLDQQVPPRRRLSSGGQTPRRDLEKVLTGEEKALRPGDPGFCARARVPMPSNKDYVVRPKWNVDVDTNRGPMKKGMSRVDKQMRRFADIRRLTKTGHAVKISVEGNRMPL